A region from the Hippoglossus hippoglossus isolate fHipHip1 chromosome 18, fHipHip1.pri, whole genome shotgun sequence genome encodes:
- the prkd4 gene encoding protein kinase D4, with protein sequence MSAATALVQFQLGLFREVVRVPAGNLSYRHAKRLAAEVIERKAPDCSVVGVGEKILLFRHQPDSEQLLQRLTNQDELQDGDLIEVVIAGSASVTEMRIRPHSLVVQSYRTPTFCHHCGEMLWGLVRQGLKCDGCGLDFHKRCAFLLPNNCSRARRRVSTSLSLFPPRRPRAHSLSNQAGGSLEEISTTRPSSRPPSWAEPPVWLGVGGGDRGRVQVPHTFHIHSYTKPTVCQHCHRLLRGLFRQGLQCSDCRFNCHRRCEPLVPRACPGERSRANGEESTAAGDSGPPDPEDDEVITTPHVSDDDMSSDGDSPADTKEVERGREPMSPCFSSNIPLMRLVQSVHHSKRRAGGVLREGWLLHHTSTDTMRKRHYWILDWKSITLYLSESSTKYYKEIPLSEVLQVRGSAQLTTPLSPGDGAHSFEVVTASLVYCVVAGEEGPAWESAIHQGLMPVESSGGGSGEEEHDQRSHSADVSSVYQIFTDEVLGSGQFGVVYRGTHRKSGRAVAIKVIDKTRFPTKQETHLRNEVSILQNLSHNGVVLLEGMFETVQYVFVVMEKLHGDMLEMILSNEKGRLPERNTRFLVMQILEALRYLHFKHIAHCDLKPENVLLASAEPLPQVKLCDFGFARIISEKSFRRTVVGTPAYLAPEVISSSGYNRSLDMWSVGVIMYVSLSGTFPFNEDEDIKQQITNATFMYPRQPWASISLEAVSLINNLLRVSLRQRFSVGRALGHPWLQDFQLWCDLRAFEQRMGCRYLTHRGDEERWTRLAQERGLDFPSHLCWEPDDDPDM encoded by the exons ATGTCCGCAGCGACGGCTCTGGTCCAGTTCCAGCTCGGCCTGTTCAGGGAGGTGGTTCGAGTCCCGGCTGGGAACCTGAGCTACCGCCATGCGAAGAGGCTGGCTGCAGAGGTCATCGAGCGGAAG gCTCCAGACTGCAGCGTGGTCGGCGTCGGGGAGAAGATTCTGCTCTTCAGACATCAGCCCGACtcggagcagctgctgcagcgtcTGACCAATCAGGACGAGCTGCAGGACGGAGACCTGATCGAGGTCGTCAtcgcag GGTCAGCCTCTGTGACTGAGATGAGGATCCGTCCACACTCCCTGGTGGTGCAGTCGTACCGGACCCCCACCTTCTGTCATCACTGTGGGGAGATGCTGTGGGGCCTCGTCCGTCAGGGGTTGAAATGTGACG GGTGTGGATTGGACTTCCATAAACGCTGCGCTTTCCTGTTGCCCAACAACTGCAGCCGAGCACGACGTCGGGTCAGCACCAGCCTCTCTCTGTTCCCCCCCCGACGACCCCGGGCACACTCCCTCTCCAATCAGGCCGGAGGCAGCCTGGAGGAG atCAGCACCACCAGGCCCTCCTCCAGGCCTCCGTCCTGGGCAGAGCCCCCGGTGTGGCTGGGAGTGGGCGGAGGTGACAGGGGCAGGGTTCAGGTGCCTCACACCTTCCACATCCACAGCTACACCAAACCCACCGTGTGCCAGCACTGCCACCGGCTGCTCAGAGGGCTCTTCAGACAGGGGCTGCAGTGCTCGG ACTGCAGGTTCAACTGCCACCGCCGCTGCGAGCCTCTGGTGCCCAGGGCCTGTCCGGGCGAGAGGAGCCGCGCCAACGGGGAAG AATCCACAGCAGCTGGTGACAGCGGTCCACCGGACCCAGAGGACGATGAGGTCATCACCACGCCACACGTCTCTGATGACGACATGTCCTCTGACGGCGACTCCCCCGCCGACACCAAGGAAGTGGAGCGAGGGCGAGAACCAATGAG TCCGTGCTTCAGCAGCAACATCCCTCTGATGAGACTCGTCCAGTCGGTGCACCACAGTAAGAGGAGAGCCGGGGGGGTCCTGAGGGAGGGGTGGCTGCTGCATCACACCAGCACAGACACAATG AGGAAACGTCATTACTGGATCCTGGACTGGAAGAGCATCACCCTGTACCTGAGCGAGAGCAGCACCAAGTACTACAAA gagatCCCTCTGTCTGAGGTGCTGCAGGTCCGAGGCTCCGCCCAGCTCACCACGCCTCTGTCACCAGGAGACGGCGCCCACTCCTTTGAGGTGGTGACGGCCTCACTGGTGTACTGCGTGGTGGCCGGAGAGGAGGGGCCGGCGTGGGAGAGCGCCATCCACCAGGGCCTGATGCCCGTGGAGAGCAGCGGGGGAGGGAGCGGCGAGGAGGAGCACG ATCAACGTTCACACAGCGCG GACGTCAGCTCCGTGTATCAGATCTTTACAGACGAGGTGCTGGGGTCGGGGCAGTTTGGAGTCGTGTACAGAG GTACTCACAGGAAGTCGGGGCGAGCAGTCGCCATCAAGGTCATCGACAAGACTCGTTTTCCCACCAAACAAGAGACTCATCTGAGGAATGAAGTTTCCATCCTGCAG aATCTGTCGCACAACGGTGTGGTTCTGTTGGAGGGGATGTTCGAGACCGTCCAGTACGTCTTTGTCGTCATGGAGAAGCTCCACGGAGACATGCTGGAGATGATTCTGTCCAATGAGAAAGGACGACTCCCTGAACGCAACACGCGCTTCCTGGTGATGCAG ATCCTCGAGGCCCTGCGCTACCTGCACTTCAAACACATCGCTCACTGTGACCTCAAACCGGAGAACGTTCTCCTGGCCTCGGCCGAGCCCCTCCCTCAG GTGAAGCTGTGCGACTTCGGCTTCGCCCGCATCATCAGCGAGAAGTCCTTCCGCCGCACGGTGGTGGGGACGCCGGCCTACCTGGCGCCCGAGGtcatcagcagcagcggctACAACCGCTCGCTGGACATGTGGTCAGTGGGCGTGATCATGTACGTGAGCCTGAGCGGGACGTTCCCCTTCAACGAGGACGAGGACATCAAACAGCAGATCACCAATGCCACCTTCATGTATCCACGGCAACCGTGGGCCTCCATCTCACTGGAGG CTGTGAGTCTCATCAACAACCTGCTGCGGGTGTCGCTCAGACAGAGGTTCAGCGTGGGCAGAGCTCTGGGACACCCCTGGCTGCAG gactTCCAGCTGTGGTGCGACCTCCGGGCGTTCGAGCAGAGGATGGGCTGCAGGTACCTGACGCACCGAGGGGACGAGGAGCGCTGGACACGCTTGGCCCAGGAGAGAGGCCTGGACTTCCCCTCCCACCTCTGCTGGGAGCCTGACGACGACCCTGACATGTGA
- the klc2 gene encoding kinesin light chain 2 — MSTMVYPREEALERLSQDEIVLNTKAVMQGLETLRGEHAQLLNSLLDCTQPPVAQEKSGLLRKSLEAIELGLGEAQVIIALSSHLSAVESEKQKLRAQVRRLCQENQWLRDELAGTQHKLQRSEQSVAQLEEEKKHLEFMNQIKKFDDDVSPSEEKSQGSGGGGGSGGGDTSKDSLDDLFPNDDDQGPAQPSGEVAAQQGGYEIPARLRTLHNLVIQYASQGRYEVAVPLCKQALEDLEKTSGRDHPDVATMLNILALVYRDQNKYKEAAHLLNDALAIREKTLGKDHPAVAATLNNLAVLYGKRGKYKEAEPLCKRALEIREKVLGKYHPDVAKQLNNLALLCQNQSKYDEVEYYYRRALEIYESKLGADDPNVAKTKNNLATCYLKQGKFKDAESLYKEILTRAHEKEFGSVNNDNKPIWMHAEEREESKGKRRDSGPYVEYGSWYKACKVDSPTVNTTLKSLGALYRRQGKLEAAETLEECASKSRKQGIDAINQSKVVELLKDGGAGGSDRRHSREGINGPGGQRGEGEGDDSAEWNGDGNGSLRRSGSFGKIRDALRRSSEMLVKKLQGSGPQEPRNPGMKRASSLNFLNKSTEETTQDAASGLSDCRGLSASNVDLSRRSSLIG, encoded by the exons ATGTCCACCATGGTGTATCCACGAGAAGAAGCCCTGGAGCGCCTGAGCCAGGATGAGATCGTCCTCAACACCAAGGCCGTCATGCAGGGCCTGGAGACCCTGCGGGGGGAGCACGCCCAGCTCCTCAACTCCCTGCTGGACTGCACCCAGCCCCCCGTCGCCCAGGAGAAGTCCGGCCTGCTCCGCAAGAGCCTGGAGGCCATCGAGCTCGGCCTGGGAGAAGCACAG GTGATCATCGCCCTGTCCAGCCACCTGAGCGCCGTGGAGTCGGAGAAGCAGAAGCTGCGCGCCCAGGTGCGTCGCCTCTGCCAGGAGAACCAGTGGCTGCGGGACGAGTTGGCCGGGACGCAGCACAAGCTGCAGCGCAGCGAGCAGAGCGTGgcccagctggaggaggagaagaagcacCTGGAGTTCATGAACCAGATCAAGAAGTTCGACGATGACGTGTCCCCGTCGGAGGAGAAGAGCCAGGGCtcaggtggagggggggggagcggaGGAGGGGACACTTCCAAGGACAGTTTGGACGACTTGTTCCCCAACGACGATGACCAAGGACCAG CTCAGCCCAGTGGGGAGGTGGCGGCCCAGCAGGGAGGCTACGAGATCCCAGCGCGCCTCAGGACGCTGCACAACCTGGTGATCCAGTACGCCTCCCAGGGGAGGTACGAGGTGGCCGTGCCGCTGTGCAAACAGGCCCTGGAGGACCTGGAGAAGACGTCTGGACGCGACCACCCCGACGTCGCCACCATGCTCAACATCCTGGCCCTGGTGTACAG agACCAGAACAAGTACAAGGAGGCAGCTCACCTCCTGAACGACGCCCTGGCCATCAGGGAGAAGACGCTGGGGAAGGATCATCCCGCTGTGGCTGCCACGCTCAACAACCTGGCTGTGCTGTACGGAAAGAGGGGCAAGTACAAGGAGGCTGAGCCGCTCTGCAAGAGGGCGCTGGAGATCCGAGAGAAG GTGCTGGGGAAGTACCACCCCGACGTGGCCAAGCAGCTGAACAACCTGGCGCTGCTGTGTCAGAACCAGAGCAAGTACGACGAGGTGGAGTACTACTACCGACGAGCCCTGGAGATCTACGAGTCCAAACTGGGAGCCGACGACCCCAACGTGGCCAAGACCAAAAACAACCTG GCCACATGCTACCTGAAGCAAGGGAAGTTCAAAGATGCCGAGTCTCTGTACAAGGAGATCCTGACCCGGGCTCACGAGAAAGAGTTTGGATCCGTCAACA atGACAACAAGCCGATCTGGATGCacgcagaggagagagaggagagcaag GGAAAACGCAGGGACTCTGGCCCGTATGTGGAGTATGGGAGCTGGTATAAGGCCTGCAAGGTGGACAG CCCCACGGTGAACACCACCCTGAAAAGCCTGGGAGCGCTGTACCGTCGTCAGGGTAAACTGGAAGCAGCAGAGACTCTGGAGGAGTGCGCCAGCAAGTCACGGAAACAG GGCATCGATGCCATTAACCAGAGCAAAgtggtggagctgctgaaggACGGAGGAGCCGGCGGCAGCGACAGACGACACAGCAGGGAGGGAATCAACGGACCTGGGGGACAGCGGGGGGAGGGCGAGGGCGATGACTCTGCCGAGTGGAACGGG GACGGTAACGGGTCTCTGCGCCGCAGCGGCTCCTTCGGGAAGATCCGCGACgctctgaggaggagcagcgagATGCTGGTGAAGAAGCTGCAGGGGAGCGGCCCTCAGGAACCTCGGAACCCAGG gATGAAGAGAGCGAGTTCCCTCAACTTCCTCAACAAGAGCACCGAGGAGACCACGCAG GACGCCGCCTCCGGACTGTCGGACTGCAGGGGGCTCAGCGCCAGCAACGTGGACCTGTCCAGACGCAGCTCCCTGATTGGCTAG